A DNA window from Acidimicrobiales bacterium contains the following coding sequences:
- a CDS encoding DUF2587 domain-containing protein, with translation MADETKAIPTDAMSPDAGGTVSDGRGSDGHETHHSGVTNPAKLIRMGTMINQLLSEVRAAPPDVDGLRRLATIHTRTLAELSDVLSEELFDELMEFNSCCDQAEPPSEGEIRVAQAQLVGWLQGLLQGMQASAATQALVAQRQLAEMRQPGGPPGPVGGPPGAGGPAGYL, from the coding sequence ATGGCGGACGAGACCAAGGCGATCCCGACAGACGCGATGTCCCCCGACGCCGGGGGCACCGTATCCGACGGGCGCGGGTCCGACGGGCACGAGACGCACCACAGCGGAGTGACCAACCCGGCCAAGTTGATCCGGATGGGCACCATGATCAACCAGCTCCTGTCCGAGGTCCGTGCCGCTCCGCCCGACGTCGACGGCCTGCGGCGACTTGCGACGATCCACACGAGGACGCTCGCAGAGTTGTCCGACGTCCTGTCCGAAGAACTCTTCGACGAGCTGATGGAGTTCAACAGCTGCTGCGACCAGGCGGAGCCCCCTTCCGAGGGTGAGATCCGGGTTGCTCAGGCGCAGCTGGTCGGCTGGCTGCAGGGCCTGTTGCAGGGGATGCAGGCCAGCGCGGCGACCCAGGCACTCGTCGCCCAGCGCCAGCTCGCCGAGATGCGCCAGCCGGGCGGCCCGCCCGGCCCCGTGGGCGGTCCGCCGGGCGCAGGCGGTCCCGCCGGCTACCTCTGA
- a CDS encoding DivIVA domain-containing protein, whose translation MAQSFASPSVEPPHKPEDVARRDFPVVRRGYDQMQVRAYLSAVASVLRVAHTREAELRSRLASAVKRAHEAEKLDEATLTRRLGDETVRVLDTAREAAASIVANAEDHAATLMADAQERAAGVEERAAGLLAERTAEAERAAEEIRREAHEVLAEAQERAAELVEAGHRDGERLVADARVAREHILRDMDKRRRAARAQVERLKAGRDRLLDSFDAVQGTLDEAKSSLHASLQEAKVAADSAAARVEISREPGTIELEAEVQAAVLAGVIPTADDVSPGDEPLPITIPEDLDAVDETAGADDTAPVDGPASTAETAGVDGAAADEVAESETGDRADGDESVEAEAAADEEPSGTPGDPDDGPGGFEPGRYESKPVALDPHERGGRRLRRVPVAASELSPADLQTVAVGDPVEEVSVVTPTAVSRAGQAAGRVGPEAEPDPEPEAESDVAEASVAPDPDPEPDVVEASVEPEPEPEPEPEPEAEPEPEPEAEPEPEPEPEADFDVVEASVEPEPEPEPEAESDVVEDLFTRIRRDREERVASAREKLADDGPDESAATAAAVAERCETVARRLKRVIAEDQNRVLDGLRRAGSARGRTSIGVDDVLPAPGEQLAEYLDAVLAYVSPEALPPAAEDRVAAILRRDLVDPLREVVESALSDVVDDGDGAAEELRGRFRLAKNEWIPPLADRLVARAAELSGLDGPR comes from the coding sequence ATGGCACAGTCGTTCGCGTCACCCTCGGTGGAGCCACCTCACAAGCCCGAAGACGTCGCGCGGCGCGATTTCCCCGTCGTCCGGCGGGGCTACGACCAGATGCAGGTCCGCGCGTACCTCTCGGCGGTCGCGTCCGTTCTGAGGGTGGCCCACACCCGCGAGGCCGAGCTGCGGAGCCGTCTCGCGTCCGCGGTCAAGCGCGCCCACGAGGCCGAGAAGCTCGACGAGGCCACGCTGACACGGCGGCTCGGTGACGAGACGGTGCGGGTGCTCGATACCGCCCGGGAGGCCGCCGCCTCGATCGTGGCGAATGCCGAGGACCACGCCGCAACGCTCATGGCCGACGCGCAGGAACGTGCGGCCGGGGTGGAGGAGCGTGCCGCCGGCCTCCTCGCGGAGCGCACGGCCGAGGCCGAGCGTGCGGCCGAGGAGATCCGCCGTGAGGCCCACGAGGTCCTCGCGGAGGCGCAGGAACGCGCGGCCGAACTGGTCGAGGCCGGTCACCGCGACGGCGAGCGACTCGTGGCCGACGCGCGGGTGGCCCGTGAGCACATCCTCCGTGACATGGACAAGCGTCGCCGGGCGGCGCGAGCGCAGGTCGAGCGACTCAAGGCCGGTCGCGACAGACTCCTCGACTCGTTCGACGCGGTGCAGGGCACCCTCGACGAAGCCAAGTCCTCACTGCATGCGTCACTGCAGGAGGCCAAGGTCGCCGCCGATTCCGCCGCCGCGCGGGTCGAGATCAGCCGCGAGCCCGGAACCATCGAACTCGAGGCCGAGGTGCAGGCTGCGGTGTTGGCCGGTGTCATCCCCACCGCCGACGACGTTTCGCCCGGGGACGAGCCACTGCCGATCACGATCCCCGAGGACCTCGACGCGGTGGACGAGACCGCTGGGGCAGATGACACGGCTCCGGTCGATGGGCCGGCTTCGACAGCCGAGACCGCCGGGGTGGACGGGGCGGCTGCGGACGAGGTCGCCGAATCGGAGACCGGAGACCGTGCCGATGGTGACGAGTCGGTCGAGGCGGAGGCTGCAGCCGACGAAGAGCCGTCCGGCACGCCGGGCGACCCCGACGATGGCCCCGGGGGTTTCGAGCCTGGTCGCTACGAATCGAAGCCGGTCGCACTCGATCCCCATGAGCGTGGCGGTCGTCGTCTGCGCCGGGTGCCCGTGGCCGCCTCGGAGCTGAGCCCTGCGGATCTTCAGACGGTCGCTGTTGGTGACCCGGTCGAAGAGGTGAGCGTCGTCACGCCCACAGCTGTGTCCAGGGCAGGGCAGGCGGCGGGGCGCGTGGGGCCCGAGGCCGAGCCCGACCCTGAGCCCGAGGCTGAGTCCGATGTCGCGGAGGCTTCTGTCGCGCCCGACCCCGACCCCGAGCCTGATGTCGTGGAGGCTTCTGTCGAGCCCGAGCCCGAGCCCGAGCCCGAGCCCGAGCCCGAGGCTGAGCCCGAGCCCGAGCCCGAGGCTGAGCCCGAGCCCGAGCCCGAGCCCGAGGCTGACTTCGATGTCGTGGAGGCTTCTGTCGAGCCCGAGCCCGAGCCCGAGCCCGAGGCTGAGTCCGATGTCGTGGAGGATCTCTTCACGCGGATCCGCCGCGACCGTGAGGAGAGGGTCGCGTCGGCGCGCGAGAAGCTCGCCGACGACGGGCCCGACGAGTCCGCTGCGACGGCGGCTGCGGTGGCGGAGCGTTGTGAGACGGTTGCCCGTCGTCTCAAGCGGGTGATCGCTGAAGACCAGAACCGTGTCCTCGATGGACTCCGCCGCGCCGGATCCGCGCGGGGCAGGACCTCGATCGGTGTGGACGACGTGCTCCCCGCCCCCGGGGAGCAGTTGGCGGAGTATCTGGACGCGGTCCTCGCCTACGTGAGTCCCGAGGCGTTGCCACCCGCTGCGGAGGATCGCGTCGCCGCGATCCTGCGCCGAGACCTGGTCGATCCGCTCCGCGAGGTCGTCGAGTCGGCGCTCTCGGACGTCGTCGACGACGGAGACGGCGCGGCTGAGGAACTCCGGGGAAGGTTCCGCCTCGCCAAGAACGAGTGGATTCCCCCGCTGGCAGACCGCCTCGTCGCCCGGGCCGCAGAGCTGTCCGGGCTCGACGGCCCCCGCTGA
- a CDS encoding hemolysin family protein, with amino-acid sequence MDLAQDLPLIILFFVLFGLAQVIAAAETAILRVPIVRIQVEAETDRRAQRLLAIAEDLPRVLNTVLLVALLTQIGAATVTGVLAERWFGGIGVTLASVVLSFVLFVYSEAIPKTLAVRHPYPVARALTRLIVAVTVIFRPLVGILVWFADLQAPGKGIQTSSGVTEEELRRLAADAASEGRIDLSDMELLERSFEFGDATVEDILVPRNRVVAVDTETTARDALDLAIRTDHRRLPVYASTIDDVIGMVRLRDLAKAIADEDDVTAGDLARPVLVVPESMRLVDLLRAMKSTRRRLAVAVEEHGGTAGIVTLDDVVDELVGDDEDFEMYGSAVRQTGPDRWTIEADLDVDDVERALGIELPEGDWRTIGGLVIATAGTLPEIGETVEVDGTGFRIVARSRQRLHRLEVSPTAADEESS; translated from the coding sequence ATGGACCTCGCACAAGATCTACCGCTCATCATCTTGTTCTTCGTGCTGTTCGGCCTCGCGCAGGTCATCGCCGCGGCGGAGACCGCCATCCTGCGCGTCCCGATCGTTCGAATCCAGGTCGAAGCCGAGACCGATCGACGCGCACAGCGCCTACTCGCCATAGCCGAGGACCTTCCGCGGGTCCTCAACACCGTGCTGCTCGTCGCGCTGCTCACCCAGATCGGCGCCGCCACCGTGACCGGGGTGCTGGCCGAGAGATGGTTCGGCGGCATCGGTGTCACGCTCGCCTCGGTGGTGTTGAGCTTCGTGCTCTTCGTCTACTCGGAGGCCATCCCGAAGACCCTCGCCGTGCGTCACCCGTATCCGGTGGCCCGGGCCCTCACCCGGCTCATCGTCGCCGTGACTGTGATCTTCCGTCCCCTCGTCGGCATCCTCGTGTGGTTCGCCGACCTGCAGGCGCCCGGCAAGGGGATCCAGACCAGTTCGGGCGTGACCGAGGAGGAACTGCGTCGCCTCGCCGCCGACGCGGCTTCGGAGGGACGGATCGACCTTTCGGACATGGAACTGCTCGAGCGGTCGTTCGAGTTCGGCGACGCCACCGTGGAGGACATCCTGGTCCCGCGCAACCGCGTGGTCGCCGTGGATACCGAGACCACCGCCCGCGACGCCCTGGACCTCGCCATCCGCACGGACCACCGGCGCCTGCCCGTCTACGCCTCGACGATCGACGACGTCATCGGCATGGTGCGCCTGAGGGACCTCGCCAAGGCCATCGCCGATGAGGACGACGTCACCGCTGGCGACCTGGCCAGGCCGGTGCTCGTCGTGCCCGAGTCGATGCGCCTCGTGGATCTCCTCCGGGCGATGAAGTCGACGCGTCGTCGCCTGGCGGTGGCCGTCGAGGAACATGGCGGGACAGCGGGCATCGTCACCCTCGACGACGTAGTGGACGAACTCGTCGGCGATGACGAGGACTTCGAGATGTACGGATCGGCGGTCCGCCAGACCGGACCCGACCGGTGGACCATCGAGGCGGACCTCGACGTCGACGACGTCGAGCGTGCGCTGGGTATCGAACTACCCGAAGGCGACTGGCGGACCATCGGGGGTCTCGTCATCGCCACCGCCGGGACACTTCCCGAGATCGGGGAGACGGTCGAGGTCGACGGCACCGGATTCCGGATCGTCGCGCGGAGCCGTCAGCGACTCCACCGCCTCGAGGTCTCGCCGACCGCAGCCGACGAGGAGAGTTCCTGA
- a CDS encoding rod shape-determining protein translates to MARDLAIDLGTANTLVYAKGRGIVLNEPSVIALNSKSGDVLAMGHEAWQMIGRTPSYVVAVRPLRKGAITDFDVTQRMIRLLLQRVGVSRFNRPRVVICVPSAITAVERRAVTEAARRAGAADAQLIEQPLAAAIGAGLPINEPIGNMVIDVGGGTTETALISMGGVVALEAVRIGSFDIDAAIQTYIRRAYGIAIGERTSEEIKIVIGSAAYTPGEVQAEVRGRQLMTGLPETVLLDPAEIRTAIEEPVSAIVDSVLACLAQAPPELAQDLITSGVNLVGGGGLLRGLDRRLERESSVPVHLVDAPLEAVVLGAGRCIESFDAVRAMFMDAR, encoded by the coding sequence CTGGCGCGGGACCTGGCCATCGACCTGGGGACGGCCAACACCCTGGTCTACGCCAAGGGGCGCGGCATCGTGTTGAACGAGCCGTCGGTCATCGCGCTCAACTCCAAGTCCGGCGACGTTCTCGCCATGGGACACGAAGCGTGGCAGATGATCGGCCGGACGCCGAGTTACGTCGTGGCGGTCCGCCCGCTGCGCAAAGGGGCCATCACCGACTTCGACGTGACCCAGCGGATGATCCGCCTCCTTCTGCAGAGAGTCGGTGTCAGTCGCTTCAACCGGCCCCGCGTGGTCATCTGCGTCCCGTCAGCCATCACCGCCGTAGAACGGCGGGCCGTGACCGAAGCCGCCCGCCGTGCGGGGGCCGCCGATGCGCAGTTGATCGAGCAACCCCTCGCGGCCGCCATCGGGGCGGGTCTGCCGATCAACGAACCGATCGGAAACATGGTCATCGACGTGGGCGGCGGGACGACCGAGACGGCACTCATCTCGATGGGCGGCGTCGTCGCTCTCGAGGCCGTCCGGATCGGTTCGTTCGACATCGACGCGGCGATCCAGACCTACATCCGGCGCGCATACGGCATCGCCATCGGTGAGCGCACGTCGGAGGAGATCAAGATCGTCATCGGTTCCGCCGCGTACACCCCCGGCGAGGTTCAGGCCGAGGTGCGGGGCCGGCAGCTGATGACCGGCCTGCCGGAGACGGTGTTGCTCGACCCGGCTGAGATACGAACCGCGATCGAGGAGCCGGTCTCCGCGATCGTGGACTCGGTGCTCGCGTGCCTGGCCCAGGCCCCGCCCGAGTTGGCTCAGGACCTCATCACGAGCGGGGTGAACCTCGTCGGCGGGGGTGGGCTGCTGCGGGGGCTCGACCGACGACTCGAACGGGAGTCGTCGGTTCCGGTGCATCTCGTGGACGCTCCTCTGGAGGCCGTGGTCCTGGGCGCCGGCCGCTGTATCGAGTCCTTCGATGCGGTCCGGGCGATGTTCATGGACGCGCGCTGA
- a CDS encoding HEAT repeat domain-containing protein, with amino-acid sequence MRTGLADDDPVVRASALRALGRLGLLGAELEAAHRDPSPVVRHAAAQLCADPSTPDPSPLLGDDDDRVVEVTAWALGERGRCGDRVLGALTAVAADHSDPACRESAVAALGALGDERAIPAIIAALGDRPAIRRRAVIALAPFEGPEVEQALREATGDRDRQVRDAAQALVAEGY; translated from the coding sequence GTGAGGACCGGACTCGCCGACGACGACCCCGTGGTGCGGGCGAGCGCGCTGCGCGCGCTCGGGCGCCTGGGCCTTCTCGGTGCGGAACTCGAAGCGGCCCACCGGGACCCGTCGCCGGTGGTTCGTCATGCCGCAGCCCAACTCTGCGCCGACCCGTCGACACCGGATCCGTCGCCGCTGCTGGGTGACGACGACGACCGCGTCGTCGAGGTGACAGCATGGGCGCTCGGGGAGAGGGGCCGCTGCGGCGACCGGGTCCTCGGGGCCCTCACCGCCGTCGCCGCCGACCACAGCGACCCGGCCTGCCGCGAAAGCGCCGTCGCCGCTCTCGGCGCACTCGGCGACGAGCGCGCCATTCCGGCGATCATCGCCGCGCTCGGGGACCGTCCGGCGATCCGGCGACGGGCGGTGATCGCCCTCGCGCCATTCGAAGGTCCCGAGGTGGAGCAGGCGCTGCGGGAGGCGACGGGAGACCGGGACCGACAGGTCCGTGACGCGGCCCAGGCCCTGGTCGCCGAGGGTTACTGA
- a CDS encoding UPF0182 family protein codes for MRAEGEMSRPGRSGRRRFSRRWRVIAIAVVAALIILIISLRGIAGFYTDYLWFDSLGYEDVWRRVLVAKVVLALIFIGLFFGVLWTNLFIADRIAPTFRPPGPEEEILSRYHMFVGRRTGLVRLGVALFFAVISGVGASGQWRNWILFTNRVDFGLEDPQFDTDIGFYVFQLPFLDYVVGWLFTALVIIFIVTAVAHYVNGGIRVQTPGQRVTPQVKAHLSVLLGILALVRAGDYYLDRFGLVTSSNGTVDGATYTDVNARLPVLNLLILISLFAFVLLLVNIRLRGWVLPTLAVGLWLFVSVVMGGIYPLVIQRFQVEPDESTKEAEFIDLNIAATRAALGLDEVVERRYAGSSDLTYQDILDNSDIFDAVPLLDPAVLPETFENLEGERPFYQFPPQLDVDRYEIDGQTTPVVLGARQLDPAGIPNASWERERLTFTHGFGLAMAPANRTDAGEPDFVVQGLPIVNELDVPIDQPRIYFGEDLGGYSIVNTDRNEVDGGDEQATYTYDGEGGVEMGGFFRKAAFALRFGDIDPLISNFVQSDSRIIYNRDIRGRISEIAPFLHLDSDIYPVISGGGIVYVADAFTTTNRYPYAQQADTEQLPDESGLRHDFNYVRNSVKVVVDAFDGTVTFYVFDETDPIIEAWRDAFPELFSDLADMPADILDHVRYPEDLFRVQTNVYARYQLDDAQDFYEQAEAWAVAQDPGGVDAAGTTDVTAQDGTVTARREERIEPYYTLLRLPEEQEADFVSLRSFVPIDSSANSRRELTAFMVANSDADEYGQLIVYEIDDTRVDGPALVNSRIQSDQGVSRVVTLLDQQGSDVRFGDLLLVPVGESIVYVRAMYVIAEATEVPVLRNVVAVIGNDVVMCRTLDEALEGLFGRVEVSSDVESVSSGCVGTVEGLTDGGGGTDGEPDPVPDPTPTPTPTTEPPTTSTTTPGSTPTPTPTPTPTPTPTPSGDATVEELLSEAEDLFDRADAALEAGDLGGYQDLVDEARRLVMAARTLTEGDVGDSEPT; via the coding sequence ATGCGAGCCGAAGGAGAGATGTCGCGTCCCGGTCGTTCGGGGCGACGTAGGTTCTCGCGCCGTTGGCGGGTCATCGCCATCGCGGTGGTGGCCGCACTCATCATTCTCATCATCTCGTTGCGCGGGATCGCGGGCTTCTATACGGACTACCTGTGGTTCGACTCGCTCGGCTACGAGGACGTCTGGCGCCGCGTCCTCGTCGCGAAGGTCGTGCTCGCGCTCATCTTCATCGGGCTGTTCTTCGGCGTCTTGTGGACCAACCTCTTCATCGCCGACCGCATCGCGCCGACCTTCCGGCCTCCGGGACCCGAAGAGGAGATCCTCTCGCGGTATCACATGTTCGTCGGGCGGCGGACCGGCCTCGTCCGGTTGGGGGTGGCGCTGTTCTTCGCGGTGATCTCGGGTGTGGGCGCATCAGGCCAGTGGCGCAACTGGATCCTGTTCACGAATCGTGTCGACTTCGGTCTCGAGGACCCCCAGTTCGACACGGACATCGGCTTCTACGTGTTCCAGTTGCCGTTCCTGGACTACGTCGTCGGATGGCTCTTCACGGCGCTCGTCATCATCTTCATCGTCACCGCGGTCGCGCACTACGTGAACGGGGGCATCAGGGTCCAGACACCGGGACAGCGCGTGACCCCCCAGGTGAAGGCCCACCTGTCCGTGCTGTTGGGGATACTGGCGCTCGTACGCGCCGGGGACTACTACCTGGACCGTTTCGGTCTGGTCACCTCCTCGAACGGCACTGTCGACGGTGCCACCTACACCGATGTCAACGCCCGGCTGCCGGTGCTGAACCTGCTCATCTTGATCTCGCTGTTCGCCTTCGTCCTGTTGTTGGTCAACATCCGTCTGCGGGGCTGGGTACTGCCGACACTGGCCGTCGGCCTGTGGCTCTTCGTGTCGGTCGTCATGGGTGGGATCTACCCGCTCGTCATCCAGCGTTTCCAGGTCGAGCCCGACGAGTCGACCAAGGAGGCCGAGTTCATCGACCTCAACATCGCCGCCACGCGGGCGGCGCTGGGTCTCGACGAGGTCGTGGAGCGGCGCTACGCGGGAAGTTCGGACCTGACCTACCAGGACATCCTCGACAACAGCGACATCTTTGATGCCGTGCCGCTGCTTGATCCGGCGGTTCTGCCCGAGACGTTCGAGAACCTCGAGGGCGAGCGACCCTTCTACCAGTTCCCGCCGCAACTCGACGTCGATCGCTACGAGATCGACGGTCAGACGACCCCGGTCGTCCTCGGCGCCCGCCAGCTCGATCCGGCGGGCATCCCCAACGCCTCGTGGGAGCGTGAACGCCTGACGTTCACGCACGGTTTCGGCCTGGCGATGGCCCCCGCCAACCGGACCGACGCCGGCGAGCCCGACTTCGTGGTCCAGGGGCTGCCGATCGTCAACGAGCTCGACGTGCCGATCGACCAGCCGCGGATCTACTTCGGCGAGGACCTCGGCGGATACTCGATCGTGAACACGGACCGCAACGAGGTCGACGGTGGCGACGAGCAGGCGACCTACACCTACGACGGTGAGGGTGGCGTCGAGATGGGCGGGTTCTTCCGCAAGGCCGCATTCGCGCTGCGCTTCGGCGACATCGATCCCCTGATCTCGAACTTCGTGCAGTCCGACAGCCGGATCATCTACAACCGCGACATCCGCGGGCGAATCAGCGAGATCGCACCGTTCCTGCACCTCGACTCCGACATCTACCCTGTCATCAGCGGCGGGGGCATCGTCTATGTGGCCGACGCGTTCACCACCACGAACCGCTATCCCTACGCCCAGCAGGCCGATACGGAGCAACTCCCCGACGAGAGCGGGTTGCGCCACGACTTCAACTACGTGCGCAACTCGGTGAAGGTCGTCGTGGACGCATTCGACGGCACGGTCACCTTCTACGTGTTCGACGAGACCGACCCGATCATCGAGGCGTGGCGTGACGCCTTCCCGGAGCTCTTCAGCGACCTGGCGGACATGCCGGCGGACATCTTGGACCATGTGCGCTACCCCGAGGACCTGTTCCGGGTGCAGACCAACGTCTACGCCCGCTACCAGCTCGATGACGCGCAGGACTTCTATGAACAGGCCGAGGCGTGGGCCGTCGCCCAGGACCCCGGAGGCGTCGATGCCGCCGGCACGACCGATGTCACAGCTCAGGACGGGACCGTCACCGCCCGTCGCGAGGAGCGCATCGAGCCGTACTACACCCTGTTGCGCCTCCCCGAGGAGCAGGAGGCGGACTTCGTCTCGTTGCGTTCGTTCGTGCCGATCGACAGCTCGGCCAATTCGCGCCGTGAGTTGACGGCGTTCATGGTCGCGAACAGCGACGCGGACGAGTACGGCCAACTGATCGTCTATGAGATCGACGACACGCGCGTGGACGGTCCCGCGCTCGTGAACTCGCGGATCCAGTCGGATCAGGGCGTTTCACGCGTGGTCACCCTCCTGGATCAGCAGGGGTCCGACGTCCGCTTCGGTGACCTCCTGTTGGTTCCGGTGGGCGAGTCGATCGTCTACGTCCGTGCCATGTACGTCATCGCCGAGGCGACCGAGGTGCCGGTCCTGCGCAACGTCGTGGCGGTCATCGGCAACGACGTCGTCATGTGCCGCACACTCGACGAGGCCCTCGAGGGCCTGTTCGGCCGGGTCGAGGTCTCCAGCGACGTCGAATCGGTCAGCAGCGGGTGTGTGGGCACGGTGGAGGGTCTGACCGACGGAGGTGGCGGAACCGACGGTGAGCCCGACCCGGTGCCCGACCCGACCCCTACACCCACGCCGACCACTGAACCGCCGACGACGTCCACGACGACACCGGGTTCCACGCCGACGCCGACGCCGACGCCGACGCCCACGCCGACCCCCACGCCGTCGGGAGATGCCACGGTCGAAGAGTTGCTGAGCGAGGCCGAGGATCTCTTCGACCGGGCTGACGCTGCGCTCGAGGCCGGCGATCTCGGTGGGTACCAGGACCTCGTCGACGAGGCGCGCCGGTTGGTCATGGCGGCGCGCACACTGACCGAGGGTGACGTGGGCGACAGCGAGCCCACGTGA
- a CDS encoding S16 family serine protease has protein sequence MTSRGGCVHIRFAASARNTDRTKTLSTHDGDDPGSDHGLDTPPTLSPPSEPGGGGHARRRSTVRLAVGLGVAAFLGICAIAMAVIELPYWSVEPGSVRSTVAAIDVVDGAQEFPPESEIGFVTVRFRNRLTIWEWVAAELDDEKRVVHEDQVTGGRTVEERRELERLKMEQSQDVSVLVALDYLGYDLNPVGFGVGVAELTPCLPAEDVLRLGDIIVGIDGAEVEFAEDLLAGLEPLSPGDTIVLSVDREGSEEFIDVPLVLGSSADECLPDDMRSAPEDERAMVGISMNPLVDYEPDVDVDIETGRVGGPSAGLAFTLTVIDLLTPGDLTGGLQVATTGEIAPDGSIVPIGEAALKVKAVERAGFDVFLVPDRNYDEAAAAATDVRVVAVTDVADAVAALTDLGGDAVVSPVGDELADDGS, from the coding sequence GTGACGAGCCGCGGAGGCTGCGTCCACATCCGGTTCGCCGCCAGCGCGAGAAACACCGACAGGACCAAGACGCTGAGCACCCACGACGGGGATGACCCCGGATCCGACCACGGGCTTGACACGCCGCCCACGCTATCGCCGCCATCGGAGCCCGGCGGTGGTGGCCACGCGCGGCGTCGCTCGACGGTCAGGCTCGCTGTCGGTCTGGGCGTCGCCGCGTTCCTCGGGATCTGCGCCATCGCGATGGCCGTGATCGAGTTGCCGTACTGGTCCGTCGAACCGGGCTCGGTGCGAAGCACGGTGGCGGCCATCGACGTGGTGGACGGAGCACAGGAGTTCCCGCCGGAGTCCGAGATCGGCTTCGTCACCGTGCGGTTCCGGAACCGCCTGACGATCTGGGAGTGGGTCGCCGCAGAGTTGGACGACGAGAAGCGCGTCGTGCACGAAGACCAGGTGACCGGGGGGCGCACGGTCGAAGAGCGCCGTGAGCTCGAGCGGCTGAAGATGGAGCAGTCTCAGGACGTGTCGGTTCTCGTCGCGCTCGACTACCTGGGGTACGACCTCAACCCGGTGGGCTTCGGGGTCGGCGTCGCCGAGCTGACCCCGTGTCTGCCGGCGGAGGACGTGCTGCGTCTCGGCGACATCATCGTCGGCATCGACGGTGCCGAAGTCGAGTTCGCCGAGGACCTTCTGGCCGGGCTCGAGCCGCTGTCGCCGGGCGACACGATCGTGTTGAGCGTGGACCGCGAGGGCTCGGAGGAGTTCATCGACGTGCCACTGGTTCTCGGTTCGAGTGCCGACGAGTGTCTTCCCGACGACATGCGGTCGGCGCCGGAGGACGAGCGGGCGATGGTCGGCATCTCGATGAATCCGCTCGTGGACTACGAACCCGACGTCGACGTCGACATCGAGACCGGAAGGGTGGGCGGGCCCTCGGCGGGCCTGGCGTTCACCCTCACCGTCATCGACCTGTTGACCCCGGGTGATCTCACCGGCGGCCTCCAGGTGGCGACGACCGGGGAGATCGCGCCCGACGGGAGCATCGTGCCGATCGGCGAGGCCGCGTTGAAGGTGAAGGCGGTGGAACGGGCCGGATTCGACGTCTTCCTCGTCCCCGACCGCAACTACGACGAAGCGGCGGCCGCTGCGACGGACGTCCGTGTCGTCGCCGTCACCGATGTCGCCGACGCCGTCGCGGCTCTCACCGATCTCGGCGGAGACGCCGTGGTGTCGCCGGTGGGTGACGAACTCGCCGACGACGGCTCCTAG